Proteins from one Cicer arietinum cultivar CDC Frontier isolate Library 1 chromosome 3, Cicar.CDCFrontier_v2.0, whole genome shotgun sequence genomic window:
- the LOC101500741 gene encoding putative expansin-B2: MTYTLGRAFSHILILIGSLLIFLVTPSSCFNPRKLVNVSSYSSSDSDWSPSMATWYGPPNGDGSEGGACGYGNAVGQPPFSSMISAGSPLIYDSGKGCGSCYEVKCTGNYACSGNPVNVVITDECGGCGSDAQYHFDMSGSAFGSMAISGQDEELRNAGKIVIEHRRVECNYPGMSLAFNVDSGSNQEYFATMIKYENGDGDLDKVEIQEGIDSSSWDTMQQSWGAVWKFDKGSPLRAPFSIRLTTLKSGKTVVAKNVIPAGWKPGHTYRSIVNF; the protein is encoded by the exons ATGACTTATACACTTGGACGTGCATTCTCTCATATTCTCATCCTTATAGGTTCACTCTTAATATTTCTAGTGACCCCTTCCTCTTGTTTCAATCCAAGGAAGCTTGTTAATGTTTCTTCATACTCCTCATCTGATTCAGATTGGTCACCTTCAATGGCCACTTGGTATGGACCTCCCAACGGTGATGGAAGTGAAG GTGGTGCTTGTGGATATGGAAATGCTGTTGGGCAACCACCATTCTCTTCAATGATATCCGCCGGAAGCCCTCTCATCTATGACTCGGGTAAAGGCTGTGGTTCATGCTATGAG GTGAAGTGCACAGGAAATTATGCCTGCTCTGGAAATCCTGTAAATGTAGTTATCACTGATGAGTGTGGTGGCTGTGGCTCAGATGCCCAATATCATTTTGATATGAGTGGTAGTGCTTTTGGTTCCATGGCAATTTCAGGTCAAGATGAAGAGCTACGAAACGCTGGGAAAATAGTCATTGAACATAGAAG agTAGAATGCAACTACCCTGGTATGTCATTAGCTTTCAATGTGGACTCTGGATCCAACCAAGAATATTTTGCTACCATGATTAAATATGAGAATGGGGATGGTGATCTTGACAAAGTTGAAATCCAGGAAGGAATTGACTCATCCTCTTGGGATACAATGCAACAATCATGGGGTGCTGTTTGGAAATTTGATAAAGGGTCACCACTTAGAGCACCATTTTCTATTAGGCTAACCACACTTAAGTCTGGGAAGACAGTTGTGGCAAAGAATGTGATCCCTGCAGGTTGGAAGCCTGGTCACACTTATAGATCAATTGTGAATTTCTAA